The DNA region GAATTATGAACTGTGGATTAACCAACGCCATGATGTAAGTAAGGTTGAACGAAAGCTGGCTTGGCCACCATTGTATGTCAATGAGACACCTCCCGTTTGGTTCCAAGGTTAGGGCAAACACGAATGGTAGTTGCAGTAAGCACGAGTAGACCCAACCAAACGTCACCATAGCCACAGCTTTTGTTTTGCTAAATGGACTCTTCAGCGTCTTCACAATCGCAAGGTATCGCTCATAGCCGATGCAAATCAACATCGACCCCGAAACCGTGACGGAAACAGCGCTCAAAATGTTAATTAGCTTGCaaagaacaaaaccaaaaggCCATATGGAGTGGTTCTCAAGGTAAGCCAGGTCAAAGGGAAGgtataaaaacaaaaccaatagGTCAGACATGGCCAAGTTTAATATGAAGTATCCTTTTGCGGAACctaagtttttcttctttgtacCAAGGATAACAGCACAGactaaaatatttccaagtacACCGATCACAAAAACCACAGGGTACAATACCAGGCGTACTACGCGGATCGCGAGGTGCTCGTCAAAGGCGTAACTGCCGTTCGCCGTTGTATTGTTCATGGTGTTCTTTCAGTTCCTCgtacatgaaaatgaaatttctgaaacaaagagagcaaaaatcCAATCATTAGACTTGAggttttgttttccaatttatGTCATAGTCAATGCAGTAGGAGCGCATGAGAGGTTTCCCAGTGAATTGCAGTAAACGTTTCACGTAAGCATTCTCCATAAGCTATCGAATGTCAAGAAGGTGAAATTTGCTTTCGCACCTCAAGCGAAAAGGAGCACTTTCGAATCTGATCCGGCAAAATTTAATAACTTTTCCCGACAAGCTGACTAAGGGGTTTGTTCGTAGTCAATTTTGACACTTAATTGCACAATTGTATGCAGACGACTTAACAGATTAtgtatttaatgaaaaaatcaaTGAGCTACTTTCGAGCAGTGTGAAAAGCGAAccaactttgtttacaattacgTTGTTGCAGAGATGCTTAAAAACATAGGAAAATCAAGGAGTCAACTCACAACCCTTGTGTTACTCAAACAGGTTAAGAATTGTGAATAAGTATAATTCTCTACCATGGCTAACTTATTTCTGAGACCATCTGAATTGGTAattctttaagaaaacaaagTGTTACCATGAAAACATGGAAATGTGAACAGTTACCTTTACTGCGAAAGCCATACCAGAAAAGACACTTTCTTTACCatttaaaaggataaaatgACCCAGTGTGATGTTCTAGGAATTAATGACACTATAAATCCAACTGTACTTTCCAAATCTTTAGCTTTATTCAAATATTATCCGTACCGCGGCTAAAGGACATATTTTTGAACTGTTTGAGTAACAATACACAAGGTGTCAAACCAAGATGAACTGTTTCAGTTTGAACCTATCGCTCCGCTTAGATGAATAAAATtactcaaaacatttttaagacCAACTTCGCTGGTAGACTTTGTCGAGAACGATGGGGACGAGAATTTAACAATTTATACATGAATCATGGAGAGAAACCCATTAGATACAGCTCGTGAAACCTGGGTCTTGTCCGGTAATGAAACAATCGACAACTTTAGTTCGTAAGTTGCTATAGCGACTAAAAACGAAGATTTATTTATTAGGGTGACTTTTACGTAGGTTTACCTGAGAAAGTATATTGAAGCTCATGAAAACGAAGATTTGAGAGGGAGAGACGATATGTTTGGAATTTTCTAAATCAATCGAGAACTGAAATATCAAAAGTGAGCCGTGGTAAATTTTGAACAGGAATTGGGAGAACACGCTCTGAAGTTGACATGCTATCTGCTACTTATTTCAGTTAATTAAGAGGCTGACGTTAAGAAGCACTTAACCATGTCGCAGAAGTGTAACACCCGATACACATGCGTCGAGTTCCTGCCAAGATCTTCCCTGTGCCAAATTACTAGCGTTAATTCTGCTGGTAGTTTTTATCTGCCTTTATCTACcgatattttttatcttttttttttattgaagacTTTCGAATGCATGGCTTTACTTTGCTTCACTATGTCAAGTGAAGTTTGTGACAGCATTAAACTCATATCCAACTCAAACAACCACTTTAATTGTTTCTCTCTAAACCGCCGTCAGTTTTGAAATAGAGAATTCAATAGATGACATCACCCATCA from Pocillopora verrucosa isolate sample1 chromosome 1, ASM3666991v2, whole genome shotgun sequence includes:
- the LOC131796127 gene encoding somatostatin receptor type 5-like, producing the protein MNNTTANGSYAFDEHLAIRVVRLVLYPVVFVIGVLGNILVCAVILGTKKKNLGSAKGYFILNLAMSDLLVLFLYLPFDLAYLENHSIWPFGFVLCKLINILSAVSVTVSGSMLICIGYERYLAIVKTLKSPFSKTKAVAMVTFGWVYSCLLQLPFVFALTLEPNGRCLIDIQWWPSQLSFNLTYIMALVNPQFIIPAFCLVYFYVGIISHLRKAHKQNNRRGIYTSVHVAEKRQKQNRKTTKLLTGLVLVYAACILPHKVIILSIIANPSLLNSYATRQLYEFARLLTTANSCFNPILYTTLSRSFRKDLKGLFSRETVNDSNRFLQSAFQETHPKEGANKASISTFKLRRITMMDTKESSCETDRFKTVFTPEANGNS